A genomic stretch from Telopea speciosissima isolate NSW1024214 ecotype Mountain lineage chromosome 7, Tspe_v1, whole genome shotgun sequence includes:
- the LOC122666869 gene encoding uncharacterized protein LOC122666869 gives MASKAGKSIVKTIGEYQYPWREKLAKYKDELSKGVWGHWHLGAWKPLGISARHRARLRKEVLLAGEEDWPYDPERKEMRTKRKGHKCDRISAEKRANTAELMKKMPEMLLDYKKRRWEKKMKEEDAKKSD, from the coding sequence ATGGCAAGCAAAGCAGGAAAATCCATAGTGAAGACGATTGGGGAGTATCAGTACCCATGGCGGGAAAAGTTAGCAAAGTACAAAGATGAGCTCTCGAAAGGGGTTTGGGGGCATTGGCACTTAGGGGCATGGAAGCCACTTGGCATTAGTGCCCGCCATCGGGCACGCCTTCGCAAGGAAGTCCTCCTTGCAGGTGAGGAGGATTGGCCATATGATCCAGAAAGGAAAGAGATGAGGACCAAGAGGAAAGGGCACAAGTGCGACAGAATATCTGCAGAGAAAAGGGCAAATACTGCTGAATTGATGAAGAAAATGCCGGAAATGTTACTGGATTACAAGAAGCGCAggtgggagaagaagatgaaagaagaggatGCAAAAAAGTCAGACTGA